The genomic DNA GCTTGATCAGCGCATTGCCCGCAGCGGGATTGGCCAGGTAGCGTTTCCAGCCCTCGAGCGAGGCGCGGACAAACCCGGCGACGCGCTCGGGATGCTGGTCGATGACGTCCTGGCGGGTGACCACGGTGGAGCCGTAGGGCGGGTAACCTGCATCGGCGAACAGGAAGAAGTTGGGTTTCTGGCCTGCCTTGATGGCCTGGAACAGTTCCGAACTGGCGTAGGCCTGCTGGGTGGTGTCGGCGCCGGCGAGGAAGGGCTGCAGGTTGAAGGTGTACGGCCGTGCCTGGCTGTCCTGAAGCTGGTACTTGCCTTTGAGCCAGGGCCACCAGGTTTGCTGGCCGGACGTGGACACCAGCACCTGCTTGTTTTGCAGGCCGTCCAGGCCATTGACATCGGCGTGCGTCATCAAGCCCTGCGGGTCGCCCTGAAATGGCGCAGCCACCGCGACCACCGGCAGCCCTTGCTCCACGCTCTTGAGGATCTGCAGGTCGTAGTTGACGATGAAGTCGGCTTGCTTGCTGACCAGCAACTGCATGCCATTGACCTGCGGGCCGCCCATGCGGATGGACACATCCAGGCCTTCTTTCTCATACAAGCCATCGGCCACAGCTTGGTAAAAGCCGCCCTGTTCTGCCTGGGCGTACCAGGAGGTGAGCAACACGACCTTGTCGTTGGCCATGGCCAGGGAGGCGCAGCTGAACACTGCTGCGCCAAGCAGCGAGCGAAGCGGGTAAGTCAAAGCAAAGCGGTTTTTCATGATTGTTCTCCACCTCGATTCGAAATGCGCCAGGTGTTCGGGAACACGCCAGCGAAAACCGAGCGGAGAGAGAACGCAGCAAGAGGAGGGTGCACACAGCATGCAGCAGCCACGGCCGACATTTCTCTACTTGCCCAGGGCCGTCAGGCCGCGCGCAAATCATCCGCTCGGATGTACGCCCAATCCAAGGCGCAAGAGCAATGCCCCATGCCATTTCTGGCACTGACCGCTTCTACTCGAAGGCAGATGAAGCGAGAAGCGTGCCAATGTACGCAAACCGCCAAAGCCGGGCTGTTCAAGCCCAGCCGGGCATTGCAAGGGCAGGACAGTGATCCGGGAAGGTGCAAGGCAGGAGCGCACGGCGCTATTAAAGTGCGCAATGCTGAGTCGGCCTGGTGCTCACTAATTCATTAAATTGGCCACAATCACCTATCTAGACTGTATTCGATCAGTTGGCACGCCCCCTGCTAGGGCACAGTCGAGTAGAAGCGGTCAGTGCCAGAAATGGCATGGGACATTGCTCTGGCGGCATCACGCCGCACACCCGGCAAGGGTGGCGCCACGGTTCGTACCGTGGCCAGAGGAGAGGTCTGTCCGCTGAATCCCTTGCTGGTGAACCTCACCGACCTCGACCCAAGGGATGCACATGAAACTCAACCCTCTTGCCTGCCTAAGCTACTGCTTCCTGCCCCTCTGCGCCCTGGCCAGTGCCGGCGCGCAGGCCAGTCCGCTGATGTGGTACGACAACAGCCTGAGCTACCTGTACGGCCACAACTACAAAGTCGACGGCACCGGCAACGACATCCAGCAGACCGTCACCTTCGAACACGCCAGCGGCTGGACCTGGGGGGATGTGTTTATGTTCGTCGACAACAAGTGGTCCAACGGCTTGTCGGGCAATGACGGGCATAGCTACTACGGTGAGTTCTCCCCGCGGTTGTCGCTGGGTAAGGTCAGCGGTCAGAACCTGCGTTTTGGCATCGTCAAGGACGTACTGATTGCCGCTACCTACGAGCGCGGCGAGGGGCGCACTCGCAGATACCTGTTGGGGCCTGCCGTGGACTTGACTATCCCGGGGTTCGATCGCTTCTCGCTCAATACCTATTACCGCAAGCCTGACGGGATTACCGGCAAGGCATCGGGGCAATGGCAGATCAACCCGACCTGGGCAATGACCATACCGCTAGGGCGATCGGACATCCTGTTTGACGGATACCTGGAGTGGTATGTGAATGACGTTGGCAGCAAGGGCACGTCGGATTACGTGGCCAAGAGTTTCCACTTCAATCCGCAGTTCAAGTACGACGTGGGCAAGGCCCTCGGGCACACGCCGAAGCGCCTTTATGCGGGGCTGGAGTGGGATTATTGG from Pseudomonas putida includes the following:
- a CDS encoding ABC transporter substrate-binding protein, giving the protein MKNRFALTYPLRSLLGAAVFSCASLAMANDKVVLLTSWYAQAEQGGFYQAVADGLYEKEGLDVSIRMGGPQVNGMQLLVSKQADFIVNYDLQILKSVEQGLPVVAVAAPFQGDPQGLMTHADVNGLDGLQNKQVLVSTSGQQTWWPWLKGKYQLQDSQARPYTFNLQPFLAGADTTQQAYASSELFQAIKAGQKPNFFLFADAGYPPYGSTVVTRQDVIDQHPERVAGFVRASLEGWKRYLANPAAGNALIKRDNPNMSDELLAWGVSTLKQYQLVTGGDAASHGIGTMNDARWQATRDFMVQAGLLGAAAPWQKAYTTRFVQGLNVQPDTVQAASR
- a CDS encoding outer membrane protein OmpK, encoding MKLNPLACLSYCFLPLCALASAGAQASPLMWYDNSLSYLYGHNYKVDGTGNDIQQTVTFEHASGWTWGDVFMFVDNKWSNGLSGNDGHSYYGEFSPRLSLGKVSGQNLRFGIVKDVLIAATYERGEGRTRRYLLGPAVDLTIPGFDRFSLNTYYRKPDGITGKASGQWQINPTWAMTIPLGRSDILFDGYLEWYVNDVGSKGTSDYVAKSFHFNPQFKYDVGKALGHTPKRLYAGLEWDYWSDKYGIEDSHGFPTDQNAVSALVKAHF